Within Gemmatimonadota bacterium, the genomic segment GTGGGCATCGGGCGAAGTTCCGTATCACGGATTCTGGATCGAGCGAGAGTGACCAATCTCAACTGGCCTCTGCCCGCGGAGATGAGTGATGACAAACTTCGGGAGCTGCTTTATCCGATCACTGCCCCCGGTGCCGGTTCACCGCATCCGGTTCCCAATTGGGTGGAGGTCCACAAAGAGCTGGTTCGACACCGATCGTTGACGCTGCGTCAACTCTGGAGAGAATATATTGAGGCGAATCCAGCGGGATACCAGTACAGTCGTTATTGCGATTTATATCGCGGCTGGCGTTGCAGTCAGGCGGAAGTAGTGATGCACTTGACGCACAAGGCTGGCGAGCGTCTTTTTGTGGATTATTCGGGCAAGAAGCCTTGTATCCAAGATCCGATCACGGGCGAAGTGAAGCCCGCCGAGTTGTTTGTCTGTGCCCTGGGGGCTTCGGGGTATCTGTATGCCGAGGCCACCGAAACCCAAACGGCGAAAGACTTTCTGGGATCGGTCCGCCGGGCATTTGAATTTTATCAAGGGATTCCCCGCATCCTTGTGCCGGACAACATGAAAGCCGCCGTGATTCAGTTCCGAACGGATGACACGCCCATCCTGAATCGGTCATTGCGTGACTTGACCCGGCATTACAAGGTAGACGTGGTACCCGCACGCCCTCGGCGGCCACGGGATAAATCAAAAGCCGAGGGCGGCGTGTTATTGCTGCAGCGACAAATCCTGGGGGCCCATCGAAACACGACGTTTCTGAGCCTTGTCGACGTCAATGCCATCATTCTGCAGGAGGTCCATACACTGAATCAGGCCCGATTCCAAAAAATCAATACCTCTCGGAAGCAACTGTTCGAAGAGCTGGATCGTCCGGCGCTGCGTCCCTTGCCCAAACAGCCGTATGAGTATGCACGGTGGGTGAGCAAACGCAAGGTTGGCTTTAACTACCATGTACAAATTGAGAATTATCATTACAGCGTTCCCTATGCCTATGTGGGCAAATTCGTCCGCGCACGGATCTCGGAAGAGATCGTCGAGATTTATGATGACCAGATGCGGATTGCCTCGCACCGCCGCGGGTGGAGTGCTGGACAGTATACCACCGTGGTGGCGCATATGCCGAGAGAGCACCAGGAATATGCCGACTGGCGGCCCGAACGGTTTGTCAACTGGGCCAAAAAGATTGGTCCGCA encodes:
- the istA gene encoding IS21 family transposase, with the protein product MSTIRDILQLYFESNGSVRAIARSVGIGRSSVSRILDRARVTNLNWPLPAEMSDDKLRELLYPITAPGAGSPHPVPNWVEVHKELVRHRSLTLRQLWREYIEANPAGYQYSRYCDLYRGWRCSQAEVVMHLTHKAGERLFVDYSGKKPCIQDPITGEVKPAELFVCALGASGYLYAEATETQTAKDFLGSVRRAFEFYQGIPRILVPDNMKAAVIQFRTDDTPILNRSLRDLTRHYKVDVVPARPRRPRDKSKAEGGVLLLQRQILGAHRNTTFLSLVDVNAIILQEVHTLNQARFQKINTSRKQLFEELDRPALRPLPKQPYEYARWVSKRKVGFNYHVQIENYHYSVPYAYVGKFVRARISEEIVEIYDDQMRIASHRRGWSAGQYTTVVAHMPREHQEYADWRPERFVNWAKKIGPHTTVLIEAIFAEAEVAEQVYRRCMGILKLASEYGHDAMEQGCEMALNLQTPYTATVRQCVQQVATQLHQPQYTPIENTNVRGATYYSSIESS